The genomic interval TTTTCCGATCCCTCTATTTCCACAAAAGAAGGGGATACGGCGACGGAGGCTACTTCATAGTTAGGGTCAGGCTTACCGGAGAGGGGAGCCTGAACTGGAACCCTTTTTCTCGGCAATCCCTTCCTTAGAACCGCCGTCAGCTCCACCGTTTGGGGTTCCGTCGACAGAGACGCAAAAGTCCCGTCCGATTTTATCAGCTTCACCGGTAAAATCAACCTTTCACCTCTTTGAAGTTCTTCTATAGTGGGCTGTACAACGACATCCTCCACCGTAGCTAGCTGCTCCTCCGGTCCCTTTACAGCCACTTCTTCAGGAGAGATCTCCACGCTATCCATAAGTAGCCCTGAGGGTAACCCTCCAGGAATCGATATATGTACCGGCAAAACCCTTTCTCCGTAACGAAGCAGGGATATCTCTACGTGAGCTGGCCTGACGTAGTTTAACCTGATGACCCCGGGAAGGACCACCTTTATCGGCAACCTATATTTACCCGCACCTAAGCCCCTTATGTCGACTTCACAGAGGATATCCCTTGGAGTTAGGCTAGCCAATACATCTCTAGGTCCTAGAACCCCTATATCTATCTTCTCCAAGTTAGAGTTTAGGGTTAGCTCGGATGATAGGTTCAGAAAGCTGATCTGACAGGAAAGTTCCTTCTCCGTATCTCCACCGGATTCTCCGTTGACGAAAAACCATAGGGCTACGGCGATTAGCAGAGAAATAACCTGAAGTAAGATCTTGGAACCAAGGAAAACATCTCCATCTTTATTGAACAAAGCCATATTAAACCTCCTTGGCCCCTAGGGACTTTATCTCTTCCCGTAGAGTGTCCAGGAAAGACTGTTGAGAGGTATCCTCGTCGGAGAAATAATGAACCAGAAGTTTATGGACCTGGTCGTCTTTCAGGTTTCTCGAAAGATGACCGTTTATAGCCAGAGAGACCTCTCCTCGCTCCTCGGACACTATGAGAGAGATCGAATCGGAGACCTCGGTAACCCCAAGCCCTGCCCTGTGTCTAGTGCCTATCCACCTGGAAAGCTCGCTGTTTTCCGTCAGAGGCAGATAGCATCCAGCGGCTATTATTCTGGATTGATCCAGTATTACCGCCCCATCGTGGAGAGGGTTGTTTATCCAGAAAAGGGAGATAAGCAGTTCCTGAGAGATAGCTGCGTCCAGTATGACCGCCGTCCTCCAGAAATCCTTTAGCCCCGTCTCCCTCTGTAACACCAAAAGAGCGCCTATCCTCTGGCTCTTCATGTATATCAGAGCCTTGGATATCTCATCGGCTATAGACTCGGCTCGCTTCTGGACCTTATGCCTTTTCCAAATGTTTCCCCTTCCAAGCTCTTCAAGGACTTTTCTCAACTCCGGCTGAAAGACGATAGGCACGGCTATAACCATTATTCCCAGGATCTGACCCATAAACCAGGAAATCGTGGATAATTCGAGCAATCTGGCCAGGGCGGAGAGCAGGCCTATCACCAATAGCCCTTTGACGAGCTGCATCGCTCTGGTTCCGTAAAGAAGCAGAAGAAGACGGTACACGACAAAGGAAATTACCAGAATATCCACTATGTCCTGCCATTTTACGTGTTTCAATATCTCCGCCACTCTTTTTCCCCCTCGCTAAGATTTTAGCCCATCAAAAGACAGAATCCCTGAATCAAGCGCTCTCCTGAGTATTCTCGCCGTAGCACCCCATATATCGATCCCCTCCTCTAAAGGATATACAGGATAGTCGTAACGAGTTCCCTTATATTCTCCCTCTACGGTTACAGGATTGGAGGATATACCTGTAGGATCGCAGAATATAAGCCTGGATACCTCCTGAGGGCTAGGCCTAAAGTCCTTTTCGGTCATATAGCGAGCCCCTCGAGCGAGAACGGGAACGACCTTAAAACGACTTACCAGCACATCCTCCGGGGATAG from Dethiosulfovibrio salsuginis carries:
- a CDS encoding CdaR family protein, with protein sequence MALFNKDGDVFLGSKILLQVISLLIAVALWFFVNGESGGDTEKELSCQISFLNLSSELTLNSNLEKIDIGVLGPRDVLASLTPRDILCEVDIRGLGAGKYRLPIKVVLPGVIRLNYVRPAHVEISLLRYGERVLPVHISIPGGLPSGLLMDSVEISPEEVAVKGPEEQLATVEDVVVQPTIEELQRGERLILPVKLIKSDGTFASLSTEPQTVELTAVLRKGLPRKRVPVQAPLSGKPDPNYEVASVAVSPSFVEIEGSEKALTQVDQLETETIDLTDFKQGRSMVVPLRTKLPDGVQLLGESSISVNVNLKPRTSTRLFSKLKVETRGRSVYPGWTVYPETVDIQVEGPAGIMEGIDGIEAPIAVYVDVTNIVSRQLRVPVTVKSEIKDLKVIKVNPEKVTVRAKVE
- the cdaA gene encoding diadenylate cyclase CdaA yields the protein MAEILKHVKWQDIVDILVISFVVYRLLLLLYGTRAMQLVKGLLVIGLLSALARLLELSTISWFMGQILGIMVIAVPIVFQPELRKVLEELGRGNIWKRHKVQKRAESIADEISKALIYMKSQRIGALLVLQRETGLKDFWRTAVILDAAISQELLISLFWINNPLHDGAVILDQSRIIAAGCYLPLTENSELSRWIGTRHRAGLGVTEVSDSISLIVSEERGEVSLAINGHLSRNLKDDQVHKLLVHYFSDEDTSQQSFLDTLREEIKSLGAKEV
- a CDS encoding NUDIX hydrolase is translated as MKERSTLEVSPYVEWCDFFDDKTPYRWGAVLVSLFDMPQGPRIALILRPESMKIHGGQVAFPGGSVDIGDRTPWDTACREAYEEIGITEKDLVYMGCLSPEDVLVSRFKVVPVLARGARYMTEKDFRPSPQEVSRLIFCDPTGISSNPVTVEGEYKGTRYDYPVYPLEEGIDIWGATARILRRALDSGILSFDGLKS